A stretch of the Leishmania donovani BPK282A1 complete genome, chromosome 21 genome encodes the following:
- a CDS encoding mitochondrial processing peptidase alpha subunit, putative: MLRATSCLGIYEYQFGQPSLRSAFSARIAPAAKARSPGAVQSTKLTNGVRVVSHDLDGPVASIGVYADAGPKYDPIATPGLSYVMRFALQTSNMDSSLFQIDRTMRSTGNAYGHGEVCKRYLSWKAEGRRDMWEKPFEMLATGVVAPRFHESDIERFRDTMDNQLEEMRWQNPREYAIDQLETVAFYKEPLGAPRMVPRIANDRCSHKALLDHWAANFQPSRIVLAGVNVPHDALIAAYEKLPYKHSAEAPHHARAAAPKLSHSNEAAQFYAGRQNVEYESRAAVMGTMPDMQAEVIGAVGVPTHGRDEGAKQYATALVTREIYEEAMRSAHGSRAGSEHYGAQVFYRPYSSAGLIGYTVRGAPAEVKTMLQVASSAFPAAVDEAAVKRAAHCAYVRLLHDQVEMTRDYCDFLATSPNSVEELVQAVSGVTKANVEEAMKKMVAQKPATYATGDSFTFPMVASLSHA; this comes from the coding sequence ATGCTGCGCGCGACGTCTTGCTTGGGTATCTACGAGTACCAGTTCGGGCAGCCCTCGCTGCGGAGCGCCTTCAGCGCAAGGATCGCGCCGGCTGCCAAGGCGCGCAGCCCCGGCGCGGTGCAGTCCACAAAGCTAACGAATGGCGTGCGTGTAGTGTCGCACGATCTCGACGGCCCGGTCGCGTCCATCGGCGTTTATGCGGATGCGGGACCGAAGTACGACCCCATCGCCACCCCCGGCCTGAGCTACGTCATGCGCTTCGCCCTGCAGACCTCCAACATGGACAGCTCCCTCTTCCAGATCGACCGCACGATGCGCTCCACCGGCAACGCGTACGGCCACGGTGAGGTGTGCAAGCGCTATCTGAGCTGGAAGGCGGAGGGCCGCCGTGACATGTGGGAGAAGCCATTTGAGATGCTCGCCACCGGCGTCGTCGCACCGCGCTTCCACGAGAGCGATATTGAGCGCTTCCGCGACACGATGGACAACcagctggaggagatgcgctGGCAGAACCCTCGAGAATACGCTATCGACCAGCTGGAGACGGTGGCCTTCTACAAGGAGCCGCTCGGGGCGCCGCGCATGGTGCCTCGCATCGCAAAcgaccgctgcagccacaAGGCGCTGCTAGACCATTGGGCCGCGAACTTCCAGCCCAGCCGTATCGTCCTGGCTGGTGTGAACGTGCCGCACGACGCCCTGATAGCCGCCTATGAGAAACTGCCGTACAAGCACTCGGCCGAGGCCCCGcaccacgcgcgcgccgccgcgccgaagCTGTCCCACAGCAACGAGGCGGCCCAGTTCTACGCGGGCCGGCAGAACGTCGAGTACGAgagccgcgccgctgtcaTGGGCACAATGCCTGACATGCAGGCGGAGGTGATCGGTGCCGTCGGCGTGCCTACCCACGGCCGTGACGAGGGCGCCAAGCAATAtgcgacggcgctggtgaCGCGCGAGATCTacgaggaggcgatgcgcagcgcgcacggcagccgcgccggctCGGAGCACTACGGCGCACAGGTCTTCTACCGCCCGTACTCGTCTGCCGGCCTGATCGGTTACACTGTGCGCGGTGCGCCGGCCGAGGTGAAGACGATGCTTCAGGTAGCCTCCAGCGCCTTTCCGGCAGCCGTTGACGAGGCGGCCGTGAAGCGTGCGGCCCActgcgcgtacgtgcgcctgctgcacgaCCAGGTGGAGATGACACGCGACTACTGCGACTTCCTCGCCACATCGCCCAACTCAGTCGAGGAACTCGTGCAGGCAGTCAGCGGCGTCACGAAGGCCAACGTGGAAGAAGCGATGAAGAAGATGGTCGCGCAGAAGCCGGCCACGTACGCGACGGGCGACAGCTTCACGTTTCCCATGGTCGCGTCGCTGAGTCACGCTTAA